In the genome of Salinirussus salinus, one region contains:
- a CDS encoding alpha/beta hydrolase encodes MTRRAAELDEELQEIEAIREARRTPESHAVTPETAREQLERNTEGMSDRIDTPGVDEVNDFEIEGPEGALPVRSYHPDAEAPHPVTVFFHGGGFVYGSPDTHDNVCRYLTDAADTLVLSVDYRKAPEHSFPAAVEDAYAAVEWADRFAGDLHGDPDRLAVAGDSAGGNLAAAVSLLARDRREGGGRLAAETPDIDRQVLIYPWLDPAGRFAFDSYAENREEDTSPEWLYGKYARSDVDAGNRYFAPLLAEDCSGLPPATVVTAGFDALRDEGFAYADRLQDAGVEVTMANYEAMNHGFVNLLGLVSRAHDAADLLAEDLRATFGE; translated from the coding sequence ATGACACGCCGCGCAGCCGAACTCGACGAGGAGCTCCAGGAGATCGAGGCCATCCGCGAGGCCCGAAGGACTCCCGAGTCCCACGCCGTCACCCCCGAGACCGCCCGCGAGCAACTGGAGCGCAACACCGAGGGGATGAGCGACCGGATCGACACCCCCGGCGTCGACGAGGTCAACGACTTCGAGATCGAGGGCCCCGAAGGAGCGCTTCCGGTCCGCTCCTATCACCCCGATGCCGAAGCCCCCCACCCCGTCACCGTCTTCTTCCACGGCGGCGGCTTCGTTTACGGCAGCCCCGACACCCACGACAACGTCTGTCGCTACCTGACCGACGCCGCCGACACGCTCGTGCTCTCGGTCGACTACCGGAAGGCTCCCGAACACTCCTTCCCGGCGGCGGTGGAGGACGCCTACGCGGCCGTCGAGTGGGCCGACCGCTTCGCCGGCGACCTCCACGGTGACCCCGACCGGCTGGCCGTTGCCGGCGACAGCGCCGGCGGGAACCTCGCTGCGGCCGTCTCGCTGCTGGCCCGCGACCGACGGGAGGGCGGCGGCCGCCTGGCCGCCGAGACCCCCGACATCGACCGGCAGGTCCTCATTTACCCGTGGCTCGACCCCGCCGGGCGCTTCGCGTTCGACAGCTACGCGGAGAACCGCGAGGAGGACACGTCGCCCGAGTGGCTCTACGGGAAGTACGCCCGCAGCGACGTCGACGCGGGCAACAGGTACTTCGCGCCGCTGCTCGCGGAGGACTGCTCGGGGCTGCCCCCCGCGACCGTCGTCACCGCGGGCTTTGACGCGCTCCGCGACGAGGGCTTTGCCTACGCCGACCGCCTGCAGGACGCCGGCGTCGAGGTGACGATGGCGAACTACGAGGCGATGAACCACGGCTTCGTCAACCTCCTGGGGCTCGTGAGCCGGGCTCACGACGCCGCCGACCTGCTGGCCGAGGACCTCCGGGCGACCTTCGGGGAGTAG